The Opitutales bacterium region TGGTTGGATGGCGGCGATTGCTTTGCAGCATGGGTTTCACCTTGTGACTCGCAATGTGAAGGATTTTGAGATGGCTGGCCCGCGCTTAGATAATCCGTGGCGAGGACCTTGAAGATTTATGATATGAAGAAGATTAATGCATCAGATATACCGCGAGCAGATTTTAAATCTCCGAAGGGTATTTTTGAACTGAAACGACAGCACCTGTCTTTGGCATTAGGAGGGGTCAAGGATCAGGGGACTTTTGGAGGGGGGCATCCCTTTGATGTTGAGTTGTCTGAATTGCCTCCGGGCAAGAAAAACTATCCGCTTCATGCGCACGCGGCCCAATGGGAGTATTACATTTTTTTGTCGGGGAGTGGTGTCATGTGGAACGAATCTGATGAGCCCACTGAAGTGATTGCAGGCGACCATTTGATTTGCCCGCCCGGTGATGCGCACCAGTTGGAAAATACGGGCGATACTCCGCTCCAGTATTTTGTTATCGCTGACCATCACCCGGCGGACGTCACTCGCTACCCTAAAACGGGTAAGCGTCACATTAAGCCCGAGTTTCGCGTCGTGCAGACTGAAGATGTCGACTATTTTGAGGGCGAGGAGTAAGGGGACTGGTCAATGTATTATATTTGGGATTACGCATATGTGTCGGGTAGCAATCATCGGTAATGTCGGGGGAGGCAAATCGACCCTGTGTCGTGGGCTAGCCCAGTCGAAGCGGCTTCCACTCACTACTGTGGATAAACTGCAGTGGCGGCCGGGATGGACGCTGACCCCTCGCGAGGCTCTAGACTCGGCGCTGGATGCGATTCAGGAGAAGGATCTTTGGATTATTGACGGCTGGGGGTCATGGCGCTCAATTGAGCTGCGTTTCGAAAGGGCGGATACCATTATCTTTGTGGATCATGCGGTATGGGTTCACTTCTGGTTTGCGGCTAAACGACAGCTCAAGGCTTTCATTGCTCCAGATCGGGTCGATACTCCAAAGGGCTGCGACTTGTCCAAGGTAACGCGGGAGATATTCGAGATGATCTGGAGAATCCACACCCAGATGCGAGATCGCTTGTTAAGCCTAATTGATGCTCACCGAGGCAATAAAGCCATCTATCACATCCGTTCTCCTAGAGAGCTCAGACGCTTTGTTAGGGAGCATTGTTGATTCAAATATTAAGAACCGGTGAAACTACTTCTAGTATTTTTGGCCGCGGAAGACGCAGAATTGCACAGAAAAATTTAGAGCTACTGTCTCCCTGACCCTTGTGCGCTTAGGACTAGGTCCTTTAAGGGGTGTGATTTCGATCGCTGTCAGCAGCCTATGTTAGTAGAGAACTTCTATCGGTAATATATAGCTTTTGGATTGCATTTGTCCCTTAGAGAATCCGGTAGTCGACTGTGCGGCGCTTTCGGCGAAAACGCCCTACCTGAAACGGCATCTGGATCGGTAGGGCCGCCTCGCTGAGGGGGCCGAATGCCAGACGCGAGATCAACCCAAAGAGGGGATTTCTGTCGTCATGTATTTCGCAATGAGAGAGTGTTTTGAACAGTCGAAATCACACCCCTCTTTAAGAACTACGGTTATCTAGCTTTGACTTTTTCCGGACTTCGCAGCTGATTCGCGCCATGCGTGGAGCACTCTTTCTGCTGTTATTGTTAGTAGGTTTAGCTACTTATATCATTGGATATCGTCATTATGACCGGAAGGGGCTGCTGAGCTTTGCGGAATCTGTGGAGGCTAAATGTTTAGCGGGTCAGGACGAGCATGTGCGCATGGCAAATTATGCTTCTGAAATCAATTTGGGCGAAACCATTCCTATGGACAAAGCCCTCAAAGACATTGCGCGTCTTTTCGAACTACATGATGAGTCTGTCGAACTCGTGAATGCCTCTACTTTTCCGAAGAAAAACGGATCCCGGGAATATGAACTGGCTGTGGAACGTTTGCTCATCCTGGAGAGTGTCTTGCTCGATTTGTATGCCGAGCTTCTCGACTCGATAGATGAGCCGGCTTACCGGCGCGTATTGGGGTTTCGTGTGGCATCGACGACCGAGGAATATTTTGACGCTTTAGAAACCTCGATCGAAGCTCAGCAGGCTATGCTCCGTTGGAACCGGGCCATCAAGTGATCATTTAGCTGTAGTCAAAGACTCCAAACCCGGCTGGAACAGGCTTTGCCGAAGAATTTTGCGGTCATTTTATTGATAGGTGTGCTTCAGCCTACTCCCAGACGATTTTCTTAGATCGTTTGAGTTCGACTGGATTTTTCATGAACCAGGCTTGGGCGAATTCTTTTCCACTTCCTTGGCGGGTGTAATAGGTCCTTCCTGGACTGACATACTGATTCCAGAATTTCTGGAATATTTGAACATCGGCTTTTTTCCTGGAGCAGGAAAAAGGTACTGGATGGCATGCGATCGTATCGAAAGGCACCATCTTTTTTCCCAGTATTTGAGCGAGGCTGAGGCCTGTTAATTCAACTGAAATCTGCTGACGCTCTATAATGTATTTGTTGTTTTGATAGGGCCCGAGGACTTCGTAAAGGGATTCGGAGAATACCTTCGACTCTGCCTCAGTGCTACCATGCAGCACGATACGATAAAACCCATTTTTACGCTCCAGTAACTCAATGGCTTCACATGTTATATCGCGGCTAATCTGATCCAGTTCCCTGAGCGTAGCGAGTAAAGCATAGGCAAAACTTAGTATGGTTTTATGAGACTTGTTTCCCTGTCGCTCTGCTTCCTCCAAGTGGTGGCGGGCTTCTTTTTGTCGTTGCTGATGGCAAAGTATGATTGCTGAGGCTGATCCTAGCGCAGATATTGCAAGGGTCATTGAGTTTTGAAGTGTCCAAAAAAGCAAGGCACCCGGTAGGGTGCCAGCAATCGACGTTAACAGCTGTATGAGGCGGTATTGTGGGCGGCTCTCTTCTAGGTTAATTTTTACTTCTTCAATCCACGTATATTGGCTGCGAGTCGACTGAGCCGGTCTGACAGACTCAGGTTGGATCTCTAAGCAGTGCATATCAGTATTGCGATAAGGGGTGCCTACTTTCCAAAGTTCTCTGGCTATGTCGCGTTGGCTCGCGCGATCCAGCATTTCGCTATTCAGCTCCGTAGTGATTGGGGCGATTTGGGTGTGTCGTCCTTTTCCTAATAGCGGGTGAATATGCCCAAGCCCTTTTTCGATAACTCCATCATCGCTTACGCCATAGAATTGCGCGTGTTTGGCCTCGAGGCGATGCAGGTCATGTAGTCCAAAGCCTGTTCCTGGCGCGATCGTCACGATATCCCAGTTATTGGCGCATTTAGTGAGCATTTGCGGGTCTTTACGGATTGATCGTCCGCGGATTTGGTTGACGCTCACAAAGGCAGAGATCGCGGTCAGGTCGACTAGAGTATTTAAGGATTGTGAGTCCCAACCCTCTCCCAGCAGGCTGCGCGTGCTGATCAGCAATCGAGATAGGCCGCTTTCGAAAATTTCGGTGATAAGGCTTACTCGAATACGTGTATTCCAGTCGGGACCGTTTCCTGATACTCGAAAATAACCTTGTTCCGGTTCTGATATGAGTTCGAATTTGAGCGCACGCCGTTTGCGGTATGCTGCCGCGAGGGCTATAAATGGCTCTAGGAAATCGTCATCGATTAAAAGGGAGCGTCCAGTGATCATTATTGGATCGAGCTGGTCGACGTCATCGCAGTGTGTCACGGCATCCATAACATCGATCGCGGTGATGCCGTCACATCCTTCTCGTCCGAATTCGTAGTCTACGAGGACTAAAGCGCGCATGCTGTCCATCTGGTAACCTAATTCTTGACGGAGTATTTCCTGAAGCCCGACTAATTTGCTTCTGGATAAGGTAAGGGCGCGCGCAGTGCCAGAATTCGTAGACTGATAGTTTGAACGGGAGAATCGAAAACCCAGGCGGCCCATCACGTCATCTAAATTCTGAATGAGATCCTTAACCGTCCCCTTAAGGGGTTCGAGATGGTACTTTCTGAAGTCGGCTAATACCAGAGCTAGATCATCAGTGTCGCACGGCGATGCCATCTCATCTATCCAAATGGCGTTGATTGGGGGTTCGAGCTTCGCGCGTTTGAGGTACCGAACATAAGCAATCGCCGCGTCGGGGTGCTTGCGCATCCAATCCGGGAATGGCAGAATCTCTCCTCGATATTTTGATTGATCGAGACAGTCGTAGATCCAATTTGCCAATCGCTGCCGCGGATATTCTGGAGTCTCGAGCTGATTTAGCAAAGTATTCAGCTCTTGATCAGCCGCTTCAAGCTGGTCCAACTCGTCTTCTCCGGGATGTGTGAAATAGACTAAATCTTGGTAGGGGGCCAGGTCTCCCTGTCTTACCACCGCAGGAAGGGGTATTTCTTTTCTGACTGGCCCAGCAATACGCAGGTAGCGATTGAGCGCCTTGGGGGCGACCTCTATAGGTGGTGTCGCTGTGAGAGAGATGATGAAAGGGTCGTCAAGTTGCTCTATTATGTGTTCGATCACTTCTCCCCAAAAGCCGGTGATGTGGTGGCACTCGTCCAACACCAAAACACGGTAATTCCCAGCAATGAGTTGATCTATAGTGGCTTGTGCATTCTCGTGATTTCCATTCGATTTGAGATCGCGTATAGCTACCGATTGGTAAGTAAGGGAAAGAAAAGTCGCGCCTGAGTTAGCTACTGGACTCATCCAAGAGTCGTCTAGTGCTGTTGAGTTGATGTGGTCAGTCGATTCTTCGAAACGCTTAACCCATTGAGCTTGAATAGCATTGTTGGGAGAAAATATGACTCCTTTCGATCGAGTGAGAAAAAGGGCCGCTAAACCAATGATCGTCTTGCCTGAACCGGGTGGGGCGATGAGATGATATTTCTTCGAGCCCTTTTGTATCGAATCAGCAATTTCATCCAGAACCTGCTGCTGGTAAGGTCGGAGAGAAAATATTAAATCACGTTGATGGTCGAGTGGGCGCTGCATGCACTTTCTTGGACTTCGATGGCTTTATTTTTCCGTAAATGCCAGGTCGGAAAAGGACAATAAACATCGTGTTTGTATCGGAGGCGAGCTCCCCAACAAGGCTGGACGATTACAATAAAGACATTTGGTGAAAGTCGACGTGGTTATAATCATGCTCGGTTCAAGCAGACTGCAGTTAAAAAATTGACTTTGTCAGACATTTGTCAGACAAATCATCCATGATCTCCTTTATTTCGACTCGCGAACTCTCTCGGCAACCCGGAAAAGTGATGGCGAAAGTTTCCGAAGAAGGTCCTCAAATTATCACTCAGAATGGGACTCCAACGGCTTACTTAGTCCCTACCAGCGGTCGAGGAATCGAAGAAGATTTAGATATACTGCGGCGACTGTTGCTGGGGCGGTCCTTAGACGCGATGCAGGCTGACGCTGCACGTTCCGGGGCTTCAGCGCTTACGATGGAAGATATCATTGGTGAGACTTCATCCGTTCGGTCTGAACGGCAAGCTGATGATTTGGCCGGCAGCTAGGAATGAGCGCACCAAGCTGGGTGATCGATACCAAAGTGCTTGTCTCGGCTGCTCTGTCTG contains the following coding sequences:
- a CDS encoding cupin domain-containing protein translates to MKKINASDIPRADFKSPKGIFELKRQHLSLALGGVKDQGTFGGGHPFDVELSELPPGKKNYPLHAHAAQWEYYIFLSGSGVMWNESDEPTEVIAGDHLICPPGDAHQLENTGDTPLQYFVIADHHPADVTRYPKTGKRHIKPEFRVVQTEDVDYFEGEE
- a CDS encoding flagellar protein FlaR, producing MCRVAIIGNVGGGKSTLCRGLAQSKRLPLTTVDKLQWRPGWTLTPREALDSALDAIQEKDLWIIDGWGSWRSIELRFERADTIIFVDHAVWVHFWFAAKRQLKAFIAPDRVDTPKGCDLSKVTREIFEMIWRIHTQMRDRLLSLIDAHRGNKAIYHIRSPRELRRFVREHC
- a CDS encoding DEAD/DEAH box helicase family protein; protein product: MQRPLDHQRDLIFSLRPYQQQVLDEIADSIQKGSKKYHLIAPPGSGKTIIGLAALFLTRSKGVIFSPNNAIQAQWVKRFEESTDHINSTALDDSWMSPVANSGATFLSLTYQSVAIRDLKSNGNHENAQATIDQLIAGNYRVLVLDECHHITGFWGEVIEHIIEQLDDPFIISLTATPPIEVAPKALNRYLRIAGPVRKEIPLPAVVRQGDLAPYQDLVYFTHPGEDELDQLEAADQELNTLLNQLETPEYPRQRLANWIYDCLDQSKYRGEILPFPDWMRKHPDAAIAYVRYLKRAKLEPPINAIWIDEMASPCDTDDLALVLADFRKYHLEPLKGTVKDLIQNLDDVMGRLGFRFSRSNYQSTNSGTARALTLSRSKLVGLQEILRQELGYQMDSMRALVLVDYEFGREGCDGITAIDVMDAVTHCDDVDQLDPIMITGRSLLIDDDFLEPFIALAAAYRKRRALKFELISEPEQGYFRVSGNGPDWNTRIRVSLITEIFESGLSRLLISTRSLLGEGWDSQSLNTLVDLTAISAFVSVNQIRGRSIRKDPQMLTKCANNWDIVTIAPGTGFGLHDLHRLEAKHAQFYGVSDDGVIEKGLGHIHPLLGKGRHTQIAPITTELNSEMLDRASQRDIARELWKVGTPYRNTDMHCLEIQPESVRPAQSTRSQYTWIEEVKINLEESRPQYRLIQLLTSIAGTLPGALLFWTLQNSMTLAISALGSASAIILCHQQRQKEARHHLEEAERQGNKSHKTILSFAYALLATLRELDQISRDITCEAIELLERKNGFYRIVLHGSTEAESKVFSESLYEVLGPYQNNKYIIERQQISVELTGLSLAQILGKKMVPFDTIACHPVPFSCSRKKADVQIFQKFWNQYVSPGRTYYTRQGSGKEFAQAWFMKNPVELKRSKKIVWE
- a CDS encoding type II toxin-antitoxin system prevent-host-death family antitoxin, encoding MISFISTRELSRQPGKVMAKVSEEGPQIITQNGTPTAYLVPTSGRGIEEDLDILRRLLLGRSLDAMQADAARSGASALTMEDIIGETSSVRSERQADDLAGS